From one Gracilinanus agilis isolate LMUSP501 chromosome 5, AgileGrace, whole genome shotgun sequence genomic stretch:
- the ACBD7 gene encoding acyl-CoA-binding domain-containing protein 7 → MSLQDDFDNAAADVKKLKTRPNDEELKELYGLYKQSVVGDIDIECPGMLDLKGKAKWEAWNLQKGLSKEDAMSAYISKAKELIEKYGI, encoded by the exons ATGTCTCTGCAG GATGATTTTGATAACGCTGCTGCAgatgtaaagaaattaaaaacaagacCAAATGATGAAGAACTCAAAGAACTCTATGGACTCTACAAACAATCAGTTGTTGGAGACATTGACATTG AGTGCCCAGGAATGCTAGATTTAAAAGGCAAAGCCAAATGGGAAGCATGGAATCTCCAAAAAG gtCTGTCAAAGGAAGATGCCATGAGTGCCTatatttctaaagcaaaagagctgATAGAAAAGTATGGGATCTAG